The Abditibacteriaceae bacterium sequence GTTCCGGCGGGAGCGAAGCCAGCATTTCCAGCATCTGCTCGGCGCTAAACGGCGTCGACGGCAACTTGGCCGCAGCATAAACCGCTGCCGGTTCGACGGTTTTGTCATCGGGCGGCGGCGTGTCTAACTTGATTTCATCGAGATTCGGCCCATCGGCTTCGCGCACGATTTGTTCAACAGTCCGAGGCGGCGCTACATTAGCATTCGCGCCGCGCGCGTTTGGCCCCAGACCTTTTTCGGCCAGCAGCGCATTGATGTCCACTTCTTCGGTCGCCTCATCCGAAGCCATGTCGAGCGGCTCCGGTTCTTGCGGCGGCAGTTCCACCAGCAATCCGGCGGCTTTGCGTAGAGCGTCTTGTAAACCCATAGTTGATTCCAGATACGGTCGTTTTCGACCGTACTTTTAACTTGATAGCATTTGTTCGTACGGCGCGATGTCTTCCAGCAACTGCGTCATGGTGTTGGTTTGCGAAACCACATCTTCGATATCCGACAGCACTTGCTGCGGCGGGCGGGCGCGAATTTCATCGGAAATTAAACCGAATGAATCTTCCAGCAAATTCAACTGATGACTGAGATTCGTTTGAATCCGCCCGATTTTGCCAACGAACTCGCGGCGGCGCGTCAAGACTTCCAGTCGTTTTTCCAGCACAGGTTTGGTGGTGTCATCGGTTTCGACAGCGATCAGTTGGCGGATGCCATCCATTTCACCGTCGTACTGCGCCTGAATCTGATTGACGGCATCTTGTGTCCACACTTCGTCGGCATCGCGCGCTGCAGCGCGAGGAACAGCAGCCCCGACCGAAGATGTTCCTTTGCCGCGACGCGCGGGCATCGGCGGCAATGCGATTTGCGATGGCGCAAATGTCTCGTTTTGGGGCGAAACGCCGCATTCGTCGCGCAACACCGCTTCGAGGTAACGACGGAATTGCACGTCTTTTGCGGCGAAGTGCAGCCATTTTTCCAACAGGAAATCGAGTTTGCGCAAAACTTCGCGGAACCATTCTTTGTTGTCGTCGGCGTTTTCGCCGATGCCGCGCCGCACATCTTCAAGTCGCAAAAAGCGGCTGCGCATTTCGGGCTTGAGCAGCGGCAGAATTTTGGCTTTCAGGTCTTCGCGCCGCGCTTCAACTTCACTATCGAATTTCTTCGCCATGCGCACGGCATACCAGCGCGAATCGGCGTAGAACATCAGATACGCGACCTCAGCAACCAGCCCGATAAGGAGCGGAATCGGCGTCGTGAAGGCCATCGCCGTTGCCGCGATTCCAGCCAGTCCGACCAGATTGAAATTTTCCTTAAACGCTTCGAGATAGCGATTGCTGTTGTTCATGAAAGAAGTGCGGCTGGAGAAGTACGGTCGTAATCGACCGTACTTCCGTGTGGCTTACAAATAGTGAAACCTTTCGCGGATTTCGTTTCGCACCTGCAGATATTCCGGCATCGTCGTGATGTTGGGCTGGTAACACAGTCCGCGTTCGATCAAGTCGTAGCTGGCCTGAATCCGTGCGCCGGGAATGGGTTCGCCTTTAGCGTCGCGGTCGCGGCCCATCAGCCAGATCGTGTCGCACACTTGCAGCGCCGCCGAAATATCGTGTGTCACCAGAATGAAGGTGTTCAATTCGTTGGCAGCGGCCATTTCGGCAATGAAACCGAGCACGCGTTCCTGCGCCAGCAAATCGAGGCCGGAAAACGGCTCGTCCATCAGCAGGAAACCTTCGCTACACATGAACTGCTGGGCAATCGCGACGCGCTGACGCTGGCCGCCCGAAAGCTGCGCCGGATATTTGTTGGTCTGGTCGCTCAACCCGAAACGCGACAGCAATTGCGTTGCCTTTTCTTCGACTTGCGCGGCGGGTAAATCGCTTTGTTTTCCCGCCACGAGCAAGTTGCCCTTCACTGTGCGATGTGCGAAAAGCGGGTAATTCTGCGCCACAACGCCGACCATTCCACGCTGCACCGGCACCTGTTTTTGCCCGACCAAAACGCTGCCTTCATCGGGTTCATCGAGTCCGGCCAGAATGCGAAA is a genomic window containing:
- a CDS encoding ATP-binding cassette domain-containing protein, whose product is MSTVDYAHKETLLKLEGVSSRKGDNLILRDVNLEIKNLTRPGLTQGQVVGLLGPSGMGKTTLFRILAGLDEPDEGSVLVGQKQVPVQRGMVGVVAQNYPLFAHRTVKGNLLVAGKQSDLPAAQVEEKATQLLSRFGLSDQTNKYPAQLSGGQRQRVAIAQQFMCSEGFLLMDEPFSGLDLLAQERVLGFIAEMAAANELNTFILVTHDISAALQVCDTIWLMGRDRDAKGEPIPGARIQASYDLIERGLCYQPNITTMPEYLQVRNEIRERFHYL